In a genomic window of Trachemys scripta elegans isolate TJP31775 chromosome 12, CAS_Tse_1.0, whole genome shotgun sequence:
- the CHRNA4 gene encoding neuronal acetylcholine receptor subunit alpha-4 isoform X2 has translation MLVKSADGDFAVTHLTKAHLFYDGRIKWMPPAIYKSSCSIDVTFFPFDQQNCTMKFGSWTYDKAKIDLVSMHSHVDQLDYWESGEWVIIDAVGNYNIKKYECCAEIYPDITYFFIIRRLPLFYTINLIIPCLLISFLTVLVFYLPSECGEKITLCISVLLSLTVFLLLITEIIPSTSLVIPLIGEYLLFTMIFVTLSIIITVFVLNVHHRSPRTHTMPDWVKRIFLDVVPRLLFMQRPSVVKDNCKKLIESMHKIASSPQLWSETEVEPKFTTSSSNSPQSKEPSPTSSFCAHLEEQVKPQTVGKSPSLQYSVLHQEPAQASCSSLQPPCHPLSDTQPTSISKSRSLSVQQMYSPNKVEDGNIRCRSRSIQYCYLQEESSQTNGQTSGSPAAQRYRLNEKQPQSKASQCKCKCKKNAATSSSEQGTKTLSTKEPHVLLMSPALKLAVEGVHYIADHLRAEDADFSVKEDWKYVAMVIDRIFLWMFIIVCLLGTVGLFLPPWLAGMI, from the exons ATGTTGGTGAaaag TGCAGATGGGGACTTTGCAGTCACTCACCTGACCAAAGCCCACCTTTTTTATGATGGAAGAATCAAGTGGATGCCCCCTGCTATCTACAAAAGCTCCTGTAGTATTGATGTCACCTTCTTCCCATTTGACCAGCAAAACTGCACCATGAAGTTTGGCTCCTGGACGTATGACAAAGCCAAGATAGACTTAGTGAGCATGCACAGCCATGTGGACCAATTGGACTACTGGGAGAGTGGAGAATGGGTCATCATCGATGCCGTGGGCAATTACAATATCAAGAAATATGAGTGCTGTGCAGAGATCTACCCTGATATCACCTACTTCTTTATTATCAGGAGGCTGCCCTTGTTCTACACAATTAATCTGATCATCCCCtgcctccttatctccttcctgactgtcttAGTCTTCTACCTGCCTTCGGAGTGTGGTGAGAAGATCACCCTTTGTATCTCAGTGCTGCTGTCACTGACCGTGTTCCTGCTGCTCATTACGGAGATCATCCCTTCCACCTCCTTGGTCATCCCCTTGATTGGAGAGTATCTGCTTTTCACCATGATATTTGTCACCTTGTCCATCATCATCACTGTCTTTGTGCTCAACGTGCACCACCGCTCCCCCCGGACCCACACCATGCCCGACTGGGTGAAGCGGATCTTTCTCGACGTTGTCCCACGCCTCCTCTTCATGCAACGGCCCTCGGTGGTGAAGGACAATTGCAAGAAGCTGATTGAGTCCATGCACAAAATAGCCTCCTCTCCACAGCTTTGGTCCGAGACCGAAGTGGAGCCTAAGTTTACTACCTCCTCTTCAAACAGCCCTCAGAGCAAAGAACCATCACCCACCTCTTCCTTCTGTGCCCATCTTGAGGAGCAAGTCAAACCCCAGACTGTCGGCAAGTCACCTTCTCTCCAGTACTCTGTGCTACACCAAGAgccagcacaggctagctgctcctccctgcagcccccctgccatCCGCTGAGTGACACCCAGCCCACGTCCATCTCCAAGAGCAGATCATTAAGTGTCCAGCAGATGTACAGCCCAAATAAAGTAGAGGATGGGAACATCCGCTGCAGATCCAGGAGCATCCAGTACTGCTACCTGCAAGAGGAGTCCTCCCAGACCAACGGCCAGACCAGTGGCTCTCCGGCAGCTCAGCGGTACCGTCTAAACGAGAAGCAGCCCCAAAGCAAAGCCTCCCAGTGTAAATGCAAGTGTAAAAAGAATGCGGCAACCAGCTCTTCGGAGCAAGGAACCAAAACTCTCAGCACCAAAGAGCCACACGTTTTGCTGATGTCCCCTGCCTTGAAGCTGGCAGTGGAGGGGGTCCATTACATCGCAGACCACTTGAGAGCCGAGGATGCGGATTTCTCA GTGAAGGAAGACTGGAAGTACGTTGCAATGGTGATCGACAGAATCTTCCTTTGGATGTTCATCATAGTCTGCTTACTGGGCACCGTtggtctcttccttcccccttggCTGGCAGGGATGATCTAA